In a genomic window of Bradyrhizobium sp. LLZ17:
- a CDS encoding phasin family protein — protein sequence MSEQINEQAEKMREMAQTTLDKAKEAVSKYMTESQKLREKADSSVRSTYSAAKEMNERAVAFAEENVVAGFELAQRLLHAKDPQEMGAVYQSHLKEQMEKMNAQFRELASAMSQPSTVDLNK from the coding sequence ATGAGTGAGCAGATCAACGAGCAAGCCGAGAAGATGCGGGAAATGGCGCAGACCACGCTCGACAAGGCGAAAGAGGCCGTGTCGAAGTACATGACCGAATCTCAGAAATTGAGAGAAAAGGCCGATTCCAGCGTTCGCTCGACCTATTCGGCGGCGAAGGAGATGAACGAACGGGCCGTCGCGTTCGCCGAGGAAAATGTGGTGGCGGGCTTCGAGCTTGCGCAACGGCTGTTGCATGCAAAGGACCCGCAGGAAATGGGCGCGGTTTATCAAAGCCATCTCAAGGAACAGATGGAAAAAATGAACGCGCAATTTCGCGAGCTTGCAAGCGCAATGAGCCAGCCGTCGACCGTTGACCTGAATAAATAG
- a CDS encoding iron-containing alcohol dehydrogenase, with product MKAFTFQAPPNILFEAGASKKLAELVAGYAAKRVLLVTDKGVRNAGLTKNAEAGLVAGGCELTIFEDVEADPPSHIIERAVALCRDKEIELVASIGGGSALDTAKLVAYLAKTPDRLDDIYGVGLAKGERLPLLLVPTTAGTGSEVTPIAIVTTPTTEKKGVVAPRLLPDWAILDPELTLGLPAHVTAATGIDAMVHAIEAYTGKHRKNPMSDQLARQALALLSANVRTVCADGSNLEARSQMLLGSMLAGMAFANSPVAAVHALAYPIGALFHVPHGLSNALVLTQVLRFNLPEAEGLYAELAPIVDAKSEGLGVSQRARLFVDAIAAICRDCNVPASLADVGIARGDLKKLAEDAMKQTRLLVNNPRELSFDDALAIYTEAFGNRAAA from the coding sequence ATGAAAGCTTTTACCTTCCAGGCGCCGCCCAACATTCTGTTCGAGGCAGGCGCATCGAAAAAGCTGGCGGAGCTGGTCGCGGGATACGCGGCAAAACGTGTCCTGCTGGTGACCGACAAGGGCGTCCGCAATGCAGGCCTGACGAAAAACGCTGAGGCGGGGCTGGTAGCCGGCGGCTGCGAACTGACAATATTCGAGGACGTAGAGGCGGATCCGCCGTCGCATATCATCGAGCGGGCGGTCGCGCTTTGCCGTGACAAGGAAATCGAACTGGTTGCCTCGATCGGTGGCGGCAGCGCGCTCGATACCGCGAAGCTGGTGGCCTATCTGGCCAAGACACCCGACCGGCTCGACGATATCTACGGTGTCGGCCTCGCCAAGGGCGAACGCCTTCCGCTGCTGCTGGTGCCGACCACGGCCGGGACCGGCTCCGAGGTGACCCCGATTGCGATCGTCACCACGCCCACGACCGAGAAAAAGGGCGTCGTTGCGCCCCGCCTGCTGCCGGACTGGGCCATCCTCGATCCGGAGCTGACGCTCGGCCTGCCCGCGCATGTCACCGCCGCAACCGGCATCGACGCCATGGTCCATGCGATCGAAGCCTATACCGGCAAGCACCGGAAGAATCCGATGTCGGACCAGTTGGCGCGGCAGGCTCTCGCCCTGCTGTCGGCGAATGTCCGCACGGTCTGCGCCGACGGATCCAACCTGGAGGCGCGGTCGCAAATGCTGCTGGGTTCGATGCTGGCCGGCATGGCCTTCGCCAATTCGCCGGTCGCCGCCGTGCACGCGCTGGCCTATCCGATCGGCGCGCTGTTCCACGTGCCGCATGGCCTGTCGAACGCCTTGGTGCTGACCCAGGTGTTGCGGTTCAATTTGCCGGAGGCCGAAGGGCTCTATGCCGAGCTGGCGCCGATCGTCGATGCCAAGTCGGAAGGACTGGGTGTCAGCCAGAGGGCACGGCTGTTCGTCGATGCGATTGCGGCGATCTGCCGGGATTGCAACGTGCCGGCCTCACTGGCCGATGTCGGCATCGCGAGGGGCGACCTGAAGAAGCTTGCGGAGGACGCGATGAAGCAGACGCGGCTTCTCGTCAACAATCCGCGGGAATTAAGCTTTGACGATGCGCTGGCGATTTACACCGAAGCGTTCGGCAACCGCGCCGCGGCCTGA
- a CDS encoding poly(R)-hydroxyalkanoic acid synthase subunit PhaE: MSEKEKSAAADSDPGLEWAKLWQTMAESSNRMVEAWSGSMAPFMLARLSERPGGFGDGNELSAAIERMAQGPRLADVWDIDRKMALAFGAWIEMRQRLASYNAVAAAPWPEASKRFVETMSANSTGGFPNPDWREAFAKWSEISNEELIRNQRTDGFLQAQKELLQAGLELRRRQDDVAEAASAMLGLPTRKDFDDVTRQLTELRREVRTLTRQMRDQKSEGAR; this comes from the coding sequence ATGAGTGAAAAGGAGAAATCGGCTGCCGCTGACTCCGACCCCGGCCTTGAATGGGCAAAGCTGTGGCAGACGATGGCCGAATCCTCGAACCGCATGGTCGAGGCGTGGTCCGGGTCGATGGCACCGTTCATGCTGGCACGTCTGTCGGAACGACCGGGCGGTTTTGGCGACGGCAACGAATTGTCGGCGGCGATCGAGCGGATGGCGCAGGGGCCGCGGCTTGCCGATGTCTGGGACATCGACCGGAAAATGGCGCTGGCCTTTGGCGCCTGGATCGAGATGCGCCAGCGGCTTGCGAGCTACAATGCGGTGGCTGCCGCGCCGTGGCCCGAAGCGTCGAAGCGGTTCGTCGAGACGATGTCCGCGAACAGTACCGGTGGCTTCCCGAATCCGGATTGGCGCGAGGCGTTCGCCAAATGGAGCGAAATCTCGAACGAGGAACTGATCCGCAATCAGCGCACAGACGGTTTTTTGCAAGCCCAGAAGGAGCTGTTGCAAGCTGGATTGGAATTGCGGCGCCGGCAGGATGACGTCGCTGAAGCGGCCTCGGCCATGTTGGGCCTGCCGACCCGCAAGGATTTCGACGATGTGACGCGGCAGTTGACGGAACTGCGCCGTGAAGTCCGTACGCTCACGCGCCAGATGCGCGACCAGAAGAGCGAAGGCGCACGATGA
- the phaC gene encoding class III poly(R)-hydroxyalkanoic acid synthase subunit PhaC — MSDQENQASRFAREMAANTEKMFKATQLIANTRDEDVAIGTTPKHLVMRRDKVELFHYEPMGEATAKTPVLLAYGLIGRYTMADLQPDRSLVRSLLSKGLDLWLIDWGQPGRTERWLSIDDYVDDYIDAAVDRIAQETGHDKITLLGICEGGVFTTCYAALHPEKVKNLVITITPIDFHADVKDEAAHHGFLNIWTRSLDPEDIDKLVDTYGALPGEFMSSVFSMMTPMRSLTKYNVDLIDVVDDQAKFMNFLRMEKWLADRPHHPGEAAKQWLKDLYQENRLVDGSFELSGRRVDLKSITAPVLNVFALDDHIIPPDCSRALGAKIGSTDYTEIPLPGGHVGLFVSSKSQGKLSQSIADWLVARDANSGSRS, encoded by the coding sequence ATGAGCGATCAGGAGAATCAGGCGTCGCGCTTCGCCCGCGAGATGGCCGCCAACACCGAGAAAATGTTCAAGGCGACACAGCTGATCGCCAATACGCGCGATGAAGACGTCGCCATCGGCACGACGCCGAAGCATCTCGTCATGCGCCGCGACAAGGTCGAGCTGTTCCACTACGAGCCGATGGGGGAGGCGACCGCGAAGACGCCCGTCCTTTTGGCCTACGGCCTGATCGGGCGATACACCATGGCCGACCTACAGCCCGACCGGTCGCTGGTGCGCAGCCTGCTCTCCAAAGGGCTCGATCTCTGGCTGATCGACTGGGGTCAGCCGGGCCGAACCGAGCGATGGCTGTCGATCGACGATTACGTCGACGACTACATCGATGCCGCAGTCGACCGCATCGCGCAGGAGACCGGCCACGACAAGATCACGCTGCTCGGCATCTGCGAAGGCGGCGTCTTTACGACGTGTTACGCCGCTCTGCATCCGGAGAAGGTGAAAAATCTCGTCATCACCATCACCCCGATCGACTTCCATGCCGACGTCAAGGATGAGGCCGCCCACCACGGTTTCCTCAATATCTGGACCCGCAGTCTCGATCCGGAAGACATCGACAAATTGGTCGATACCTATGGCGCGCTGCCCGGCGAATTCATGAGCTCGGTGTTCTCGATGATGACGCCGATGCGCTCACTGACGAAATACAATGTCGATCTCATCGACGTCGTCGATGACCAGGCCAAGTTCATGAACTTCCTGCGCATGGAAAAATGGCTCGCCGACCGTCCGCATCATCCCGGCGAAGCGGCGAAGCAGTGGCTAAAGGATCTCTACCAGGAGAACCGCCTGGTCGATGGCAGCTTTGAGCTGTCCGGCCGTCGGGTCGATCTGAAATCGATCACAGCCCCCGTGCTGAATGTTTTTGCGCTGGACGACCATATCATTCCACCGGACTGCTCGCGTGCGCTCGGAGCGAAGATCGGCAGCACGGATTATACCGAAATCCCGCTGCCCGGCGGCCATGTCGGCCTGTTCGTCTCCAGCAAATCACAAGGGAAACTCAGCCAGAGCATTGCCGACTGGCTGGTCGCCCGCGACGCCAATTCCGGAAGCAGATCCTGA
- a CDS encoding alpha/beta fold hydrolase codes for MTRNGRDFDHLAAVLARAGRRVICPDLPGRGQSERLHDSSDYALPQYCSDMTVLLAALGSTEVDWVGTSLGGLIGMVLAALPGSPIRRIVVNDIGPYLPWAGLLRLGANLNEAPKSFESIEQAEGYYRRVLAPFGRLEDAHWRHLTTHSVAWNVEGRCFKPLCDPNIAHAFRNPWHYSVDLWKYWDAIDVPVLVIRGQQSDLLSESLLKDMMRRNRNVRVHTVADCGHAPALIADDQIEVLTQFLSGKELS; via the coding sequence TTGACCAGAAACGGCCGGGACTTCGATCATCTCGCCGCAGTTCTCGCCCGCGCAGGGCGGCGTGTCATTTGCCCGGATTTGCCAGGCCGGGGACAAAGCGAGCGGCTGCACGACAGCAGCGACTATGCCTTGCCGCAATATTGCAGCGACATGACCGTGCTCCTGGCGGCGCTCGGTTCAACGGAGGTCGACTGGGTCGGCACGTCATTGGGGGGCCTGATCGGGATGGTGCTGGCCGCCCTTCCGGGCAGTCCGATCCGCCGCATCGTCGTCAACGATATCGGCCCCTATCTGCCCTGGGCCGGATTGCTTCGTCTCGGTGCCAATCTCAACGAGGCGCCAAAATCCTTTGAGTCGATCGAACAGGCCGAAGGCTACTACCGGCGGGTTCTGGCGCCTTTCGGACGATTGGAGGATGCGCACTGGCGGCATCTGACGACGCATAGCGTGGCCTGGAACGTGGAGGGACGCTGCTTCAAGCCGCTGTGCGATCCGAACATCGCGCATGCGTTTCGAAACCCCTGGCACTACAGCGTCGATCTCTGGAAATACTGGGACGCGATCGACGTCCCCGTTCTGGTAATCCGTGGGCAACAATCGGATTTGCTCTCGGAAAGCCTCCTCAAGGACATGATGCGGCGCAATCGCAATGTCCGCGTCCACACTGTCGCGGACTGCGGCCATGCGCCGGCCTTGATCGCCGACGACCAGATCGAGGTCTTGACGCAATTTCTGAGTGGCAAGGAGCTCAGTTGA
- the gabD gene encoding NADP-dependent succinate-semialdehyde dehydrogenase, with amino-acid sequence MISKLTLNNPSLLRNACLVAGEWVAADSGGTIAVDNPATGAVIGHVPNMGAAETRRAIEFANAALPAWRARTAKERAVILRRWFDLMMTNQDDLGAIMTVEQGKPLAEAKGEIAYAASFIEWFGEEAKRVYGDTIPGFTADRRIIVLKQPIGVCAAITPWNFPAAMITRKAGPALAAGCTMVVKPASQTPLSALALAVLAERAGVPKGVLSVVTGSASAIGGEMTSNPIVRKVTFTGSTEIGKKLMVQSASAVKRTSMELGGNAPFIVFDDADIDAAVKGAIASKYRNAGQTCVCVNRILAQDKIYDMFVSRLAEAVGAFKIGDGFEPGVTIGPLIDMRAIEKVEEHVSDAVSKGARVVLGGKRHALGRTFFEPTVLADATPGMLIFREETFGPVAPVFRFKTEEEAIRLANDTEFGLAAYFYGRDIGRVWRVAEALEYGIVGINEGLISTEVAPFGGVKESGNGREGSKYGIEDYLEIKYLCLGGIQISAA; translated from the coding sequence ATGATTTCGAAACTCACGCTTAATAATCCGAGCCTTTTGCGTAACGCTTGCCTGGTCGCGGGCGAGTGGGTAGCGGCCGATAGCGGCGGCACCATTGCGGTCGATAATCCCGCGACCGGCGCCGTGATCGGGCATGTCCCCAATATGGGGGCGGCCGAGACCAGGCGCGCCATCGAGTTTGCCAATGCGGCGCTGCCGGCGTGGCGTGCCCGGACCGCGAAAGAGCGCGCCGTGATCCTGCGACGCTGGTTCGATCTGATGATGACGAACCAGGACGATCTCGGCGCGATCATGACAGTAGAGCAGGGCAAGCCGCTTGCTGAAGCGAAGGGCGAGATCGCCTATGCCGCAAGCTTCATCGAGTGGTTCGGCGAAGAAGCAAAGCGCGTTTATGGCGATACAATTCCGGGCTTCACCGCCGATCGCCGCATCATCGTCCTGAAGCAGCCGATCGGCGTTTGTGCCGCAATCACGCCGTGGAATTTTCCGGCCGCGATGATCACGCGCAAGGCTGGCCCGGCGCTGGCGGCGGGTTGCACCATGGTCGTCAAGCCGGCCAGCCAGACACCGCTATCGGCGCTGGCGCTTGCGGTGCTGGCCGAACGGGCGGGCGTCCCCAAGGGCGTGTTGTCCGTCGTCACGGGTTCGGCGTCGGCGATCGGCGGAGAAATGACCTCCAATCCGATTGTGCGCAAGGTGACGTTCACGGGTTCGACCGAAATCGGCAAGAAGCTGATGGTACAAAGCGCGTCGGCCGTGAAGCGCACGTCCATGGAGCTCGGCGGCAATGCGCCCTTCATCGTCTTCGACGATGCGGACATCGATGCCGCAGTCAAGGGCGCGATAGCGTCGAAATACCGCAATGCCGGCCAAACCTGTGTTTGCGTCAATCGTATTCTTGCGCAGGACAAGATCTACGACATGTTCGTCTCGCGTCTGGCTGAGGCGGTTGGTGCGTTCAAGATCGGTGACGGGTTCGAGCCAGGCGTGACGATTGGCCCGCTGATCGACATGCGCGCCATCGAGAAAGTGGAAGAGCATGTTTCCGACGCCGTTTCCAAGGGCGCCCGCGTCGTGCTCGGTGGCAAGCGCCATGCGCTTGGCCGTACGTTCTTCGAGCCGACGGTGTTGGCGGATGCCACGCCGGGCATGTTGATCTTCCGCGAGGAAACTTTCGGCCCGGTCGCGCCGGTATTCCGCTTCAAGACTGAAGAGGAGGCGATCCGGCTCGCGAACGATACCGAGTTCGGCTTGGCCGCCTATTTCTACGGCCGCGATATCGGGCGGGTCTGGCGCGTTGCCGAGGCGCTTGAATACGGTATCGTCGGCATCAATGAAGGCCTGATCTCGACCGAGGTTGCACCGTTCGGCGGGGTCAAGGAGAGCGGCAACGGCCGTGAGGGCTCGAAATACGGCATCGAGGACTATCTCGAGATCAAATACCTCTGCCTGGGCGGAATCCAGATTTCTGCTGCTTGA